ATCGTGACACGCGGCGCGCGGGTGCTTGGCCTTGCCATGACCGAAGACGGCGCGCTTGAGGTTGCCCGCCGGGCCCGCGGCACGCCGCGCATCGCCGGGCGGTTGCTCCGGCGGGTGCGGGACTTTGCCTCCGTCGACGGTACCGAGCAGGTCGACCGGCAGGCTGCCGACAAGGCATTGCAGCGGCTGGAAGTGGACAGTCTCGGCCTGGACGCGCTGGATCACCGTTACCTGAAGTGCATCGCAATCAACTTCGGCGGCGGACCTGTGGGCATTGAAACCATTGCAGCGTCTTTGTCGGAACCGCGCGATGCCATTGAAGAGATCATCGAGCCCTATCTCATCCAGCAGGGCTTCGTGAACCGCACGCCGCGCGGACGCATCCTGACCCCGCATGCGTTCAAGCACCTGGGGTTGGCAACACCTGACCTGCTGGCCACCCGGCAGGTGGAACTGTTCGAGGATGATGACCCGGCATGAGTTTGTCCGGTCATCTCAAAGACGGTGTTCATCACCTCGATATCCGCGTCTATTTCGAGGACACTGATTTTTCGGGCATTGTCTATCACGCCAACTATCTGAAGTTCTGCGAGCGTGGCCGGTCCGACATGCTGCGCCTCGCAGGCGTACATCACTCAGACCTTGCCGGTGACGGCATGCATTTCGTGGTGCGGCGCATGGAGTGCGATTTCAGGGCGTCGGCGCGAATCGATGACGCTGTGTGCGTAGACACGCGGCTGAAGCGGGCATCTGGTGCAAAACTGGTTCTGGTGCAAACGGTAAAACTCGCCGAAAAGGTGCTTTTTGAGGCGGAAGTAACACTTGCGCTGGTCAACGGCGCCGGGCGGCCACAGCGAATTCCACCTGAAATGATGCGCGCAATGTCGCAAGCGTGAATGCACTGATGGCGTTGAAAGTAACCTTCTGTTAACTAATGCAGCGTTGAGTGCCTGTGGAAACGGGAGAGGGGTTTGTGTGGGTTTCAACGCCGCAGTTTCGACAAAGTGAGCAGGCTTTTGAAGCCCGCCAAATCATAGAGAATCATTTATTGTCGTCCGTTTGGGTGGGCGCGTGAATTAGAGCAGGCACAATATGGAAGTCAAAGTGGGGGACCTTGCGGCGCAGACCGACCAGTTCGGGCTGTTCAATCTGTTCCTGATCGCGTCGCCAATGGTCAAGCTGGTCATGATCGGCCTGGTTGTGGCGTCTATCCTGTGCTGGGGCATTGTCTTTGAGAAATGGCTGGCCGTGCGCAAGATGAAAGCCTCGATGGACAAGTTCGAGCAACTGTTCTGGTCGGGCCAGTCACTGGAAGACCTTTACCTGACGCTGGGCCCGCGCAACAACAAGGGCATGGCGGCGCTGTTCATGTCGGCCATGCGCGAATGGAAACGGTCACAGGATTCGGCCATGCGGGCAGGTTTTGCCGGTGTGCAGATGCGGATCAACAAGGTGATGGACGTACAGTTGCAAAAGGAAATGTCGAAGCTGGAACAGCGGCTGCTGGTGCTGGCAACGGTCGGATCGACTGCGCCGTTCATTGGACTGTTCGGCACGGTGTGGGGTATCATGAACTCTTTCCGGGCCATCGGCGTATCCAAGAACACCAATCTTGCGGTGGTGGCACCGGGCCTGGCGGAAGCGCTGTTTGCAACGGCGCTCGGCCTGCTGGCGGCGATCCCGGCGGTAATGTTTTACAACAAGTATTCCAGCGACATCGGCAAGATCGCCGCCCGGCTGGAGAACTTTGCAGACGAATTTGGCTCGATTATCTCGCGCCAGCTTGATGAGCGCATGTAGCGCGACCGGTCGGCTTAAGACAGTGGAGAGATCATGGCAGGAGGATTGGTAGGCGGGAGCAGCGGCGGCAGACGGCGCCGGCGTTCGTCCGGTTTCGCACCGATGAGCGAAATCAACGTCACACCTTTCGTTGATGTGATGTTGGTGCTGCTGATCGTGTTCATGGTGGCGGCACCGCTGCTCAATGTATCGGTGCCCATTGACTTGCCTGAAAACAAGGCAGAGCAGACGCCGGGCGAGAAGCAGGACCCGATTACCATTTCAATCGATGCAGACGGCAAGATCTATATCGGCGATACCGAGGTTTCCGCCGACACACTCGCGCCAAAATTGACCGCCATTGCACAAAGCAGACAATCAGAGGCCGAAACCAAGGACCAGCGTGTTCGCGTCCGTGGTGACAAGGGGGTGAATTACGGCCTGGTGATGCAGGTCATCGGCGAACTGAACGCGAGTGGTTTTCGGCGTATTGACCTGTTAAGCAACCCTCAGAATTAGGGCCGGGACCCTTAAAGGTGAGCTAGAGCATATGCGGATCAACTGGAGTTTGCTGACTTCCTTTGCGGTGCACGCCGCCATCCTGCTGATGGCGATCGTGGTGTTGCCGTCGCCGGAACAGCATAACATTCCCGAACCGCCGCCGATTGCCGTCAATATCGATGACTTCCAGGACGTGGCCAAACGGGCCAACCAGACGACCGAAGAGGTCAAGAAGGATCCGGAACCGCAGGACAAGCCCAAGGTTCAGAGGGTCGAGAAAAAGATAGAGCGCCCGACGCCTAAGCCTGCCAAGGAAATCAAGCAGGCAGCGCGTGAGCCGCAAGCCCAGCCTGAGCCGGAACCAAAGCCTGAGCCCAAGCCTGAACCGAAGCAGGCGGAACCGACACCGCCCGATCCCACTCCGCTTGAAGAACTGATAAAGAAGACAGAGGAAGTTGCACCAGACCCGAAACCGGTCGAAGAACCAAAGAAGGCGGAACGCAAGCCGGTTCCCAAGCCGCGGGTGAAACCCAAGCCGCCAAAGAAAATTGTAAAGAAGAAAAAGCAGGAGGAGTTCAAGCTGGACGATATTGCTGCCCTGCTCAACAAGACCGATGAGGAAAAGGCTGCGCCCAGCGACCAAACCGATACCGGAACCCCCCTGCAGGGTCTGCAAAACCTGAGCGGCGAGGACCGGCAGGTAACGGCAACAGCGCTTGACTGGTTGCGGCAGCGGGTGGGCCAGTGCTGGTCAATCCCGGCCGGCGCACGCGACGCGGCGGGTTTGATCGTGACCTTGCGCTTCCAGCTCGACATCAACGGCAACCTGACGGCTCAGCCTCTGATCGAGCAGGTGACCAATCATCCGGCCGCCCAGGCGGCGGCACGCTCTGCCCTTGCAGCATTGATCCAGTGCCAGCCATACGACAGAATGCCCAAGGAAACCCATAGTTTGTGGGCGGATATAAGAATGAAATTCGATCCCAGCGTGATGGTCGGGCTGAATTGAGTAGGGAACCTCTATGAAACGAATGACGGTAAGAACAAGCGGTTTGTCGCTGGCAATCCTGCAGCGTGCTATTGCGACAGCGTTGATCTGGGTCGGACTGGTGCTGCCTGCTCATGCGGTGCTGGAAGTTGACATCAACCAGGGGCAGGTGGACCCGATCGCTATCGCCTTGCCGAATTTCGGCGGCGCCGATCCGCAGTCCCAGAAATATGGCATAGATATCACCACCATCATCGGCAACAACCTGGAACGGTCCGGCCTGTTCCGGCCGCTGCCGCAGAACTCGTACCTGCAGCAGGTTGTCGATTTCAATGCCCAGCCGCAGTTTGTCGACTGGCAGACCATTCAGGCACGTGCACTTGTTACGGGGCAGGCCGTCATCCTGGGCGATGGCCGCATCCGCGCTGATTTCCGCCTGTGGGATGTCTATGGCCAGAGCCAGATACTTGGCCTGCAGTTTGTCACGACGCAAAAGAACTGGCGCCGTATCGGGCACCTGATCTCTGATGCCATCTACAAGGCGATGACAGGCGAAGAAGGCTATTTTGACAGCCGTATCGTCTACATCGCCGAGAGCGGGCCGAAAAACCAGCGCAAGAAGGTTCTGACCATCATGGACCAGGACGGGTTCAATACGCGCGAACTGACCAATGGCAATGATCTGGTGCTGACGCCCCGCTTCTCGCCGACATCGCAGGAAATCACCTACATGTCCTTCGCCGGCGGCCGGCCACGGGTTTATCTGTACAACATCGATACCCGCCAGCGCGAAGTGGTCGGCGAGTTTCCCAATATGAGTTTCAGCCCGAGATTTTCGCCCGATGGCCAGAAAGTGATCATGAGCCTGCAGGAAGGCGGCAACTCCAATATCTACGAGATGGACTTGCGGACCCGGAGGCTGCGCCAGTTGACCAACACGGCAGCTATTGATACTGCACCGTCTTATTCGCAGGATGGACGCCGTATCGTATTTGAAAGTGACCGTGACGGTGGACAACAGATTTATGTGATGAATGCCGACGGATCCGGCCAGCAGCGCATATCGTTCGGTAGAGGGCGTTATTCGACGCCTGTCTGGTCACCGCGCGGTGATAATATTGCCTTTACCCGGTTTGGCGCGGGCCGATTTTCCATCGGTGTGATGCGTCCGGACGGTTCTGGTGAGAGAATATTAACCGAAGGTTTCCATAATGAAGGGCCAACATGGTCTCCAAATGGGAGGGTGATCATGTTCTTCCGGGAATCGGGAGGAGAAAACGGGGGTGCAAAAATGTTTTCGGTGGACCTGACGGGTTATAACGAACGCCCGGTACCGACACCGACTTTTGCATCTGATCCGGCATGGTCGCCTCTTCTCAGATAACCGGAAATTGAACTGCGCACTGGACAGATATTGGCATGTATTGTCATAAATCTGCCATCACAAGGGTCGATTGGCCCGTCATGAATTTGCCGCGTTGCGTTTGAGCCTGGTGGGGCTGGCTTTGCAACAAGCGGGTGGACAACTGGATGCCACAAGGAGTGGGATAAATGTTTCGCAACAATGCAGGCCGCAAGGTCGCACTTGCATTCGTAGGAATGCTGGTGCTGGCCGGGTGCTCGAAATCAGAAAAACCTGATTTGCTGTCACAAAGCCCTAACAATGCGACCCGGGTTGCACCGGGCTCTGAACGGGATTTCATCGTTAATGTCGGTGATCGCATCTACTTCCTGGTGGACCAGACCACGTTGACGCCTGAGGGCATGGAAACGCTGCGCCGCCAGGCCCAGTGGCTGGCACAATATCCGAACGTTACCATCCAGGTCGAGGGCCATGCCGATGAGCGCGGCACGCGTGAGTACAATATTGCGCTGTCTGCCCGCCGGTCCACAGCGACCCGCGAGTTCCTGATATCACAAGGTGTGTCGGCGCAACGTGTCGCCACGCTTGCCTATGGCAAGGAGCGCCCCGTCGCGCTTTGCGATGCGGAAAGCTGCTGGGCGCAGAACCGCCGGGCCGTAACTGCCATAACAGGTGGTGCATCCCCTGGTTGATGCCGGATTACCGGGCGACTTTATGTGTTGAACGGCTCGCGGCGCGCCCGCGGGCCTTTCTGCATAGCAAGCCTGAAACGGCTATCTGTCCAAGTTTGACCGGATTTAGCGGGCAAATTGAACGGATATTGACTTGTGACTGAACCAAACCCGGATTGAGAAATCAGCCGGACACCGTTACAATTCTATTCCATCGGCACACAAATTCGCTTGAGGGACTGCATTCATGATCAAACAGCTCAAACGCTCTATGGCAATCTCGTTGCTGGGACTTGCCGTTTTGCCGGCGGGTTCCGCATTTGCGCAATCGGATCAATGGAATTCGCTGTATGACCGGATTATCCGGCTGGAAGCGGAAGTCCGCAGGGGCGGTGGCGCCGGGGCAGGTGGCGGCAATGTGCAGATACAGGCACAATTGCAGCAGCTGTCAGCGCAGATGAATGCAATGGCCCAGCAGATATATGACATGCAGCGCGAACTGAACCGGCTGCGTGAACTGGAACGCCAGGGGCTTTTGTTCAAGAAGAAGCGGCAGGTGGCGACGGCTATCGCGCCGCAACAGCAATCCGGGCAATGGGACCAGGGGCAGGTTGCGCCAGCGCCGAACTATGGCAGGTTTGAGCAATCGGTGGAGATTGAGCGTGTGCCATCAGCGGGCGGGCAAATTCCCCGCGGCGGACTGGGCTCCGGACCCCAGGTGCTTGGAACACTGAACCGGAACACCAACCAGGGAGTGCCTGCGGCACCGGCGCAACCGACCTACCTGCCGCCGGCGCAACCATTACAGCCGCAAGCACAGCCTTTGCAGCCGCAGGTACAGCCGCTGCAGCCGCAGGCACAACCGCTGCAGCCGCGAGTGCAGCAACAATGGCAGCAGAACGCCAATCAGCAGCCGCGCCAGGTTCAGGGCGTGCAATCGCAGGCCTTGCCGCCGATTGGCGGCGGCCAGTCTGCCGGTGTTCAGCAACAGCAACAACTTCAGGGTCAGCCGCGCTACCAGCTTCAGCAAGGCCCGCAAGCCTATCAGCCCGAGCCGGTGCAGGAGCCAGGCTTCGACGCTCAGGGACGTCCGTCGCTGGCGCCGGAAAAAGTGGAAACCGCCCTGCTTGACGGCAGTGCGGGTGGCAGTAGTCTCGGTGCCGGATCGACCGGCTCCGGCAATCTGGCTGCAACCAGCCCTGACGGCCTGTTCAAGCAGGCGCAGTCCAGCTACCGGTCACGGGATTTTTCCGGGGCCGTTTCCGGGTTTCGCACATTTGTGACCAAGCACCGGCAACATGAGCTGGCTGATGATGCCCAGTTCCTGCTTGGTGAAGCCTATTATGCGCAGGGCAACTGGAAGCAGGCGGCCCAGACTTATCTGGTGGGTTATCAGAATTTCCCCAAAAGCGACAAACGAGGCTCAAACCTTTTGAAGCTGGGCATGTCGCTGAACAAGCTGGGGCAGAAGAAGCAGGCGTGTTCGACTTTTGCCGAGGTCAACAAGAAGTTCGGCAAGAAGGCCTCATTGCGCAATACCTCGCTCAAAGAAATGCAGCGTGCCGGCTGTAGCTGACATCGAGGTCATTGACGATCACGAAGCAGCGGCACTGTTCTCCCGGCACCTGGCAGGCAAAAACGGTCTCGTCCTGGCCGTTTCCGGCGGCTCTGACTCAATGGCACTCATGCGGCTGGCTGCGCGCTGGAACAGCGCACTGGAACCCCAGGCGCGTCCGGACATTCATGTTGTAACCGTGGATCACGGCTTGCGGCCGGAAGCGGCGGCGGAAGCCGAATTTGTAGTGCGCGAAGCGACGTCGCTGGGACTGTCGGCGCAGATACTGCAATGGGACGGGCCCCATCCCGAGACGGGCGTACCGGCGGCCGCCCGCGAAGCGCGGTATGCACTGATGGCCGAAGTTTGCCGGCACCAGCAAGCAGTGCTGGTAACAGCCCACACGCTTGAGGATCAGGCCGAAACCCTCGTCATGGCGCTGGCAAGAGGCGCCGGTGTCGACGGGCTTTCCGCCATGCAACCGGAAACCGAACTTAACGGGCTGACCGTCATCCGCCCGCTTCTTGAAATTTCCCGGGCACGGTTGCGTGCGACACTGATGCAATCCGGTGTGAGTTGGGTGGAAGATCCCACCAATAGCGATGCCGCATACGAACGGGTGCGGGTGCGTGAGGCCCTCAAGCAGCTGGAACAGCAAGGGGTGAGCCACGCAGACCTGGCGCGTTCGTCGCGCCGGCTTTCGCGGGCGCGGCAAGCGCTGGTTCAGGCTGCAGTTACCCTGACACGCGATGCGGTTGTCCACGAGGCGTCCGGATTTGCGCGTATCGGGCGGGAGCCATTTTTTCAGGCGCCGGATGAAATTCAGCTGCGATGCGTGCTGGCAACCACCAGGGCCTATGGCGGCGGCATGGTGCAGAGCCTTGCCGGTGCGGAAGGACTGCTGGCCTGGATGCAGGCGGGCACGGGAAAGGCAAGGACATTTGGCGGATGCCGCATCGTGCGCAGGGCCGTGGAGTTTGTGGTCGGGCGAGAGGCTGACCGGATCAATGAGGCGCCCGTGCGGATTGAACCGGGACAGTGTATTGCCGAATGGGACCGGCGCTACAATGTTTCAGCGGGTATCAAAGCTGATCCGGCAGAGTTGATGGTGTTGCGTGATGTGGACGAAAACCTGCTGCCGGCGCGGCCGGCAACCGTGCCGGATTTCGTGTGGCAGGGTCTTCCGGTGGTAATTGCCGGTGAAAATCAGGTGATCATGCCGGTTGATGGGGACAATCCCGGCTCGCAACGTCAACAAAATGTCGTGTTCCACCGCATTGCAGGCCCGAAAACGGCTCAATCTTAATTATCCTGCTTGAGTTAATCTTGGCAAAGGATAAAGACGTACCTATGTTAGGTTCAACCGAGATTTTCTATCTGGGTGGCAGTGCTGTTTATATAGGCCATCCCGACACATTCCTGAAAGGATGTATTGCCCGTGGGTAATTTCCGCAACTTCGCCGTGTGGGTGATCATTGCGATGCTCTTGTTCGCTTTGTTCAACCTGTTTCAACAACCCGGCAGCTCGACCCGGGCCGACAGCCTGACCTATTCAGAGTTTATTGCGAAGGTGGAAGCCGGTACGGTGCGTGATGTCACCATTGCGGGCGACCAGATTACCGGCAAGCTGAACGATGGCAAGGCGTTTGAAACCTTTGCGCCGAATGACCCCAACCTAGTCACCACACTCAGCGAAAAGGGTGTCAACATCAGTGCCCAGGCCGCCAACAGCGATGGCGCCTTCCCGGGCATGCTGCTGTCATGGTTCCCGATCCTGCTGATGATCGGTGTGTGGATTTTCTTCATGCGCCAGATGCAGGCCGGTTCCGGCAAGGCAATGGGCTTCGGCAAGTCGAAGGCCAAATTGCTGACCGAGCGCCATGGCCGGGTGATGTTTGAAGATGTTGCGGGCGTCGATGAAGCCAAGGAAGACCTGGAAGAGGTTGTGGAATTCCTGCGTGATCCGCACAAGTTCCAGCGTCTTGGCGGCAAGATTCCAAAAGGTGCTCTGCTGGTCGGGCCTCCCGGCACCGGCAAGACATTGCTGGCGCGCGCCGTTGCCGGCGAAGCCAATGTGCCTTTCTTCACCATATCGGGTTCGGATTTTGTCGAGATGTTTGTTGGCGTTGGCGCCAGCCGTGTGCGCGACATGTTCGAGCAGGCCAAGAAAAATGCCCCCTGCATCATCTTCATCGACGAGATTGATGCCGTCGGCCGGCACCGCGGCGCAGGCCTCGGCGGCGGCAATGACGAGCGCGAGCAGACACTCAACCAGTTGCTTGTTGAGATGGACGGCTTTGAAGCCAATGAAGGTGTCATCCTGGTTGCCGCGACCAACCGTCCGGACGTTCTGGACCCGGCCCTGTTGCGCCCGGGCCGTTTTGACCGGCAGATTGTCGTGCCGAACCCGGATGTGAAAGGCCGCGAGAAAATCCTGAAGGTGCATATGCGCAATGTGCCGCTGGCACCGGATGTCAATGCCAAGACGATTGCCCGCGGTACGCCGGGCTTTTCGGGCGCTGATCTTGCCAACCTGGTCAACGAGGCGGCTTTGCTTGCGGCGCGCCGCTCACGGCGCCTGGTGACGCAGTCGGACTTTGAAGACGCCAAGGACAAGGTCATGATGGGCGCGGAGCGCCGCTCCATGGCCATGAACGAGGAAGAAAAGCGGCTTACCGCCTATCATGAGGGCGGTCATGCCATCGTTGCCATGAACGTGCCGGCGGCTGACCCTGTTCACAAGGCGACCATCATTCCGCGCGGCCGGGCGCTGGGCATGGTCATGCAGTTGCCCGAGGGCGACCGCTATTCCATGAAGTTCAAGCAGATGACGTCGCGGCTTGCCATCATGATGGGCGGACGCGTGGCCGAAGAACTGACCTTCGGCGCCGACAATGTGACGTCGGGCGCGCAATCCGACATCGACCAGGCGACCAAGCTCGCCCGGGCGATGATCACGCAGTGGGGCTACTCCAAGGAACTTGGCATGGTGTCTTACGGTGATAACCAGGAAGAAGTATTCCTTGGGCACTCCGTGGCCAGGACCCAGAATATGTCGGAAGAGACAGCCCGCAAGATCGACAGTGAAATCAAGCGGCTGGTGGATGACGGCTACAAGACCGCCCGCACGATCCTGACCAAGAAGAAGAAGGATCTGGAAGCACTGGCGCAAGGGCTGCTTGAATACGAGACCCTGTCGGGTGATGAGATTACCGACCTTCTGAACGGCAAGCCGCCGTCGCGCGATGACGATGACAGCGCCAAGCCGAAGGCGAAGCCGGGATCATCAGTGCCGGTTACCAAGAAGAAAAAGGGTGATGAAGGGTCCGGCGAGCTGGAGCCGCAACCACAAACCTGAGTTTTCGATGCATGTTGCTACAGGCCGGATTTTCCCGATGGGAAAGTCCGGCCGATTTTTGTATAAGTCAGCCTGGGTTTGCAGGTGATGCCATCCTGATCTAGAGGGCCATTTCAACATGACCAGTTTGTATGTTCGCCCGGCCGGGCTGGTGTATGGCGCGGACGCGGCCCTGGCGATCGAAGCCGGCGCGGGCCTGCCGCTGGCAGGCGGGCGCATCTGCTGGACCATGGCGCTGGTCAGCGAAGATCGCGGTTCAAGCTGGACACCACGCAAGGTGGCCGCCCTCAAGGCGTCGCGTGACCATGATGTTGCAGGCTGGGTAAATCGGTTGAGCGCACCGCGCAAACCCGTTGCGGGTCTTGCGATGGATGCCTGCCATATCATGGGTATCGTCAATACCACGCCTGACAGTTTTTCCGACGGTGGCGTCAATGCGGATGCTGACAAGGCCATCGTCAACGCCAGGGCCATGGCAGATGCCGGCGCGGTGCTGCTGGATGTCGGCGGCGAGTCAACGCGCCCCGGATCCGATCCTGTGGACGAGATGGAGGAATGGCGGCGCATCGAACCGGTCATAACGACTCTCGTTGCTGACGGGTTGAGCGTGTCATGCGACACCCGCAAAGCGGCTATCATGCAAAAGGTGACAGAAGCCGGTGTTGCAATGATCAATGACGTGAGCGCATTGACCTATGACACTGACGCCCTGGCTGCCACCGCTTCGTCGGGTTTGCCGGTGTGCCTGATGCATGCGCAGGGTGATCCCAAGACCATGCAGCAGAAGCCTGAATACGACAACGTCCTGCTGGACGTTTACGACTGGCTGGACAAGCGTATTGAGACAGTTGAAGCATCCGGCATTTCGCGCGACCGTATCATTGCCGATCCCGGGATCGGTTTCGGCAAGACGTTCGACCATAATCTGGAGCTTTTAGCCGGGCTTGCCCTGTTTCACGGCCTTGGCGTGCCGGTTATGCTGGGTGCGTCGCGCAAAGGTTTCATCGGCTCCGTGACAGGCGAAAAGGTGGCCGCCAACA
Above is a window of Anderseniella sp. Alg231-50 DNA encoding:
- the ybgC gene encoding tol-pal system-associated acyl-CoA thioesterase — its product is MSLSGHLKDGVHHLDIRVYFEDTDFSGIVYHANYLKFCERGRSDMLRLAGVHHSDLAGDGMHFVVRRMECDFRASARIDDAVCVDTRLKRASGAKLVLVQTVKLAEKVLFEAEVTLALVNGAGRPQRIPPEMMRAMSQA
- the tilS gene encoding tRNA lysidine(34) synthetase TilS, producing MPAVADIEVIDDHEAAALFSRHLAGKNGLVLAVSGGSDSMALMRLAARWNSALEPQARPDIHVVTVDHGLRPEAAAEAEFVVREATSLGLSAQILQWDGPHPETGVPAAAREARYALMAEVCRHQQAVLVTAHTLEDQAETLVMALARGAGVDGLSAMQPETELNGLTVIRPLLEISRARLRATLMQSGVSWVEDPTNSDAAYERVRVREALKQLEQQGVSHADLARSSRRLSRARQALVQAAVTLTRDAVVHEASGFARIGREPFFQAPDEIQLRCVLATTRAYGGGMVQSLAGAEGLLAWMQAGTGKARTFGGCRIVRRAVEFVVGREADRINEAPVRIEPGQCIAEWDRRYNVSAGIKADPAELMVLRDVDENLLPARPATVPDFVWQGLPVVIAGENQVIMPVDGDNPGSQRQQNVVFHRIAGPKTAQS
- the ybgF gene encoding tol-pal system protein YbgF; the protein is MIKQLKRSMAISLLGLAVLPAGSAFAQSDQWNSLYDRIIRLEAEVRRGGGAGAGGGNVQIQAQLQQLSAQMNAMAQQIYDMQRELNRLRELERQGLLFKKKRQVATAIAPQQQSGQWDQGQVAPAPNYGRFEQSVEIERVPSAGGQIPRGGLGSGPQVLGTLNRNTNQGVPAAPAQPTYLPPAQPLQPQAQPLQPQVQPLQPQAQPLQPRVQQQWQQNANQQPRQVQGVQSQALPPIGGGQSAGVQQQQQLQGQPRYQLQQGPQAYQPEPVQEPGFDAQGRPSLAPEKVETALLDGSAGGSSLGAGSTGSGNLAATSPDGLFKQAQSSYRSRDFSGAVSGFRTFVTKHRQHELADDAQFLLGEAYYAQGNWKQAAQTYLVGYQNFPKSDKRGSNLLKLGMSLNKLGQKKQACSTFAEVNKKFGKKASLRNTSLKEMQRAGCS
- the tolR gene encoding protein TolR, yielding MAGGLVGGSSGGRRRRRSSGFAPMSEINVTPFVDVMLVLLIVFMVAAPLLNVSVPIDLPENKAEQTPGEKQDPITISIDADGKIYIGDTEVSADTLAPKLTAIAQSRQSEAETKDQRVRVRGDKGVNYGLVMQVIGELNASGFRRIDLLSNPQN
- the tolB gene encoding Tol-Pal system beta propeller repeat protein TolB yields the protein MTVRTSGLSLAILQRAIATALIWVGLVLPAHAVLEVDINQGQVDPIAIALPNFGGADPQSQKYGIDITTIIGNNLERSGLFRPLPQNSYLQQVVDFNAQPQFVDWQTIQARALVTGQAVILGDGRIRADFRLWDVYGQSQILGLQFVTTQKNWRRIGHLISDAIYKAMTGEEGYFDSRIVYIAESGPKNQRKKVLTIMDQDGFNTRELTNGNDLVLTPRFSPTSQEITYMSFAGGRPRVYLYNIDTRQREVVGEFPNMSFSPRFSPDGQKVIMSLQEGGNSNIYEMDLRTRRLRQLTNTAAIDTAPSYSQDGRRIVFESDRDGGQQIYVMNADGSGQQRISFGRGRYSTPVWSPRGDNIAFTRFGAGRFSIGVMRPDGSGERILTEGFHNEGPTWSPNGRVIMFFRESGGENGGAKMFSVDLTGYNERPVPTPTFASDPAWSPLLR
- the ftsH gene encoding ATP-dependent zinc metalloprotease FtsH gives rise to the protein MGNFRNFAVWVIIAMLLFALFNLFQQPGSSTRADSLTYSEFIAKVEAGTVRDVTIAGDQITGKLNDGKAFETFAPNDPNLVTTLSEKGVNISAQAANSDGAFPGMLLSWFPILLMIGVWIFFMRQMQAGSGKAMGFGKSKAKLLTERHGRVMFEDVAGVDEAKEDLEEVVEFLRDPHKFQRLGGKIPKGALLVGPPGTGKTLLARAVAGEANVPFFTISGSDFVEMFVGVGASRVRDMFEQAKKNAPCIIFIDEIDAVGRHRGAGLGGGNDEREQTLNQLLVEMDGFEANEGVILVAATNRPDVLDPALLRPGRFDRQIVVPNPDVKGREKILKVHMRNVPLAPDVNAKTIARGTPGFSGADLANLVNEAALLAARRSRRLVTQSDFEDAKDKVMMGAERRSMAMNEEEKRLTAYHEGGHAIVAMNVPAADPVHKATIIPRGRALGMVMQLPEGDRYSMKFKQMTSRLAIMMGGRVAEELTFGADNVTSGAQSDIDQATKLARAMITQWGYSKELGMVSYGDNQEEVFLGHSVARTQNMSEETARKIDSEIKRLVDDGYKTARTILTKKKKDLEALAQGLLEYETLSGDEITDLLNGKPPSRDDDDSAKPKAKPGSSVPVTKKKKGDEGSGELEPQPQT
- the tolQ gene encoding protein TolQ, which codes for MEVKVGDLAAQTDQFGLFNLFLIASPMVKLVMIGLVVASILCWGIVFEKWLAVRKMKASMDKFEQLFWSGQSLEDLYLTLGPRNNKGMAALFMSAMREWKRSQDSAMRAGFAGVQMRINKVMDVQLQKEMSKLEQRLLVLATVGSTAPFIGLFGTVWGIMNSFRAIGVSKNTNLAVVAPGLAEALFATALGLLAAIPAVMFYNKYSSDIGKIAARLENFADEFGSIISRQLDERM
- the pal gene encoding peptidoglycan-associated lipoprotein Pal, with protein sequence MFRNNAGRKVALAFVGMLVLAGCSKSEKPDLLSQSPNNATRVAPGSERDFIVNVGDRIYFLVDQTTLTPEGMETLRRQAQWLAQYPNVTIQVEGHADERGTREYNIALSARRSTATREFLISQGVSAQRVATLAYGKERPVALCDAESCWAQNRRAVTAITGGASPG
- the folP gene encoding dihydropteroate synthase: MTSLYVRPAGLVYGADAALAIEAGAGLPLAGGRICWTMALVSEDRGSSWTPRKVAALKASRDHDVAGWVNRLSAPRKPVAGLAMDACHIMGIVNTTPDSFSDGGVNADADKAIVNARAMADAGAVLLDVGGESTRPGSDPVDEMEEWRRIEPVITTLVADGLSVSCDTRKAAIMQKVTEAGVAMINDVSALTYDTDALAATASSGLPVCLMHAQGDPKTMQQKPEYDNVLLDVYDWLDKRIETVEASGISRDRIIADPGIGFGKTFDHNLELLAGLALFHGLGVPVMLGASRKGFIGSVTGEKVAANRQTGSATAALLGAMSAAQFVRVHDVPATRHALSMWRATTARDQDL